The nucleotide window CGGGCCTCGGGCGACCCCTTTCACCTCGAACGCCTGACCCGCGACGTGACGCGCGCCCTGGGGCCGCTCGCTCCCGCCGCACAGCCGTGATGGCCGAGCGGCCGGGCGGGGGAGAGGGCGGCGCGGCGCCGCAGTCGGGCCGCGTGACCCTGAAACGGGTCGTGGACCTCTCGCCGGGCGAGTGGCGCACGCTGCACTCCTTTTTCCGCAGCCGCGAGCTGGCCGACTGGAACGCGGCCAAGCCCATCCGGCTGCCCGAGTGGCTGTTCCGCAAGATCATGACCGAGGAGGAGCAGACCGGCGAACGCGCGGGCTTCGGCGTGCTGGACGAGGTGGGGCGATTGATCGGCAGCGCCGAGCTCTACGATTTCCGGCCCTCGCCGCCGCTGCGGCCTACGACCGCCACCCTGGGCGTCATGATCGGGCTGCCGGCGCTGTGGGGCCAGGGCTACGGCCGCGAGGCGGTGCGGGCGCTGCTGGCCTGGGCCTTCACGTCCTTCCAGCCGCCGCTGGCGCGCGTGCGCCTGACCACCTTCGGGCACAACCGCCGCGCGCAGCGGGCCTTCGCGGCCGTGGGGTTCACCGAGACCGGCCGCACGGAGCGCGCCGAGCGTACCGAGGTGCATATGGAACTGACGCGCGCGGCTTGGGAAAGCCTTCAGAACCGGTGAAGCCCGGCCCGGCCCGGCGCGCCGCACAGTAGACCCATGCGAGTGCTGCTGCCCGACCTGCCCGAATTCCGCGCCCTGAACGAGTCCGGCGGGGTGCTCGGCGCCGAACTGGCCTTCTACAGCTCCGGCGAGGTGCCGGCCGGGGACGCGCAGGGCGCCGTGCTGTGGATGGTGGACGCCGAGACCCGCGGCCGCCTCCTGAAAACGCCGGGCCTGGAGTGGGCGCTGACGCTGACCGCCGGGATCGACCACGTGCGCGCCGCCCTGCCCGCGGGTGTGGCCCTGTACAACGCCAGCCGACTGCACGACCGCGCGGTGGCAGTACACGTGGTCGCCGGGATGCTCGCGGCCGAGCGGGGCCTGCCCGGGTTCCGGGACGCGCAGCGCCGGGGCGACTGGGCCTCGCCGGTCACACCTGCCGCCTCCGGGCTGCGGACCCTGGACGGACTGAACGTCGTGGTGTGGGGCTTCGGGGGCATCGGGCGCCTCGTGCGCGACCTGCTCTCGCCCTTCGGCGCGCACGTGGAGGGTATACGTTCGGGCACTCCCGACGCCGAGCGCGACCGCCTGCTCGCGGAGGCCGACTGGGTGGTGCTGCTGCTGCCCAGCACGCCGCAGACCCGCGGCCTCGTGAACGCGGAGGTGCTCTCTGGTCTCAAGCACGGCGCCTGGCTGTCGAACCAGGGCCGGGGCAACCTCGTGGTGACGGACGACCTTCTGGCGGCGCTGCGGAGCGGGCACCTCGGCGGCGCGGTCCTCGACGTGACCGACCCCGAGCCGCTGCCCGCCGGGCATCCGCTGTGGGAGGCGCCCAACGTGCTCATCACGCCGCACATCGCCAGCACGACCACCGACCTCGTGGTGCGCGGCGCCGCCCTGACCCGTGATTTTCTGCTCGATCTCACCCAGGGCCGCGAGCCGGAGGGCCGGGTGGAGGAGGGCCGGGCGTACTGAGCGGGCCGGCCGCGCGAATATTGAACCCGGTCCACACCACTGCCCCCCGCAGGGACAGGCGCTCTAGCCTGGGCGCACGATGACCACGACTGCTTTTCTGGGGCTGGGCGCGATGGGCGCGCCGATGGCCGCCCACCTCGCCCGGCGCGCGCAAGACACGGGCGGGCGCGCCCTCGTCTGGAACCGGACGCCGGGCCGCGCCGAGGCCCACGCCGCCGCGCACGGCAGCCATGCCGCCACATTGGACGAGGTGGCCGGCGCCGACCTGATCTTCACCTGCCTGCCCACGAGCGCGGAGGTGGACGACCTGATCGCGGCGCTGGAGGCGCACCTGCGCCCCGGCACGCTGTGGGTGGACTGCACGAGCGGGCACCCGGAGGCGGCGCCCCGCCAGCGTGCGCGGCTCGCGGCCCGCGGCGTGGGCTTTCTCGACGCGCCGGTCAGCGGCGGCACGGGCGGCGCCGAGGCGGGCGCCCTGACCGTGATGGTCGGCGGCCCCGAGGCCGAGGTCGAGGCGGCCCGGCCGCACCTCGCCTTCGCGGGGCTGGTCGTGCGGGTGGGGGACACGGGCGCGGGCTTCGCGGTCAAGGCCGTGAACAACGCCCTGCTGGCGGCGAACCTGTGGGTGGCCGGCGAGGGACTGGCGACCCTGGTGCGCGCCGGGGTGGACGCGGGCGCGGCGCTGGAGGTCATCAACGCGAGCAGCGGGCGCAGCAACGTGTCGCAGAACCTCATTCCCCAACGGGTCTTGACCCGCGAGTTCCCCGCGACCTTTGCGCTCGGCCTGCTCGCCAAGGACGCCGGCATCGCGATGGACCTCGTTCAGACCGGCAAGGGCAGCGCGCCGGTGCTCGCGCAGGTCGCGGGCCTGACCCGCGCCGCGGCGCAGGTGGTCGGACCTGAACAGGACCACACGGCCGCCCTGAAACTCATTGAGGCCTTCAACGGCGTGGAGATCAAATGAGCGTTCCCCAGTTCGGCGTGGCCACGGACGGCGGCATCGACACCTACGCGGGCCTGAAGAACGGCGTGCCCATCGCGCCCTTTTCGGTCAACTTCGGCGCGAAGTCCTACCGCACCTTCGACCTGAGCCGCGAGGCCCTGTTCCGTGAGCTCGAAACCAACCCGGTCCACCCCACCTCCAGCCAGCCGAGCCCGCAGGACTGGCTCGCCGCGTTCGGGGAAGCCGCCGAGCGCTCGGGCAGCCGGGACATCCTGGCCGTGACCATCAGCTCGGGCCTGAGCGGCAGCCGCAACGCCGCCGAACAGGCCGCCGCGATGGCCCCGCACCTGCGCGTGACCCTGCACGACTCGCTGACCCTCAGCGCCGCGCAGGCCTTTCAGGTGCACGCCGCCCAGACCGCGGCCGAGGCGGGCGAGAGCATGGCGACCGCCCTGGCGTGGACGAAGGCCGTCTCGGACGAAACCGAGCTGTACTTCACCATCGAGACGCTGGAATACCTGCGCCGCGGCGGGCGCATCGGCCGGGTCGCGGCGACGCTGGGCGGGCTGCTGAACCTCAAGCCGGTGGTCACGGTGGACAAGGCGAACGGGGGCACCTATACCAATGTGGGCCGCGCACGCAGCTATTCGGGCGGTATTGAGGCGCTGGTCAAGCAGATCGACCGCAAATTCGGCGAGGGCACGCCGCTGCGGGCCGGGCTGCTGTACGGCAATATCCACGACGACGCCCCCGCCGCCCTGAAGCTCCTGCAGGCCCACCATCCCATCCTCTGGTCGGGCGAGGCGGGCGTGAACCCGGTCCTCAACATCCACACCGGACCGCGCGCGCTGGGCGTGGCCGCCGCGCCGGGCCCGTGGCCCTGGGAACGCTGAGCCTCGGCCGGGGAGGGGGTGGCCGGCGCCGGGACAGCCCGCCTTCTCCGGCCCGCTATCCTGCCTGGCGATGAGTCTAGACGTGACCCAGCCCGTGCTGGCCCAGGCCTTGGCGGCCCCCACGCTGACCGTGGCGTTTCTGGCGGGGCTGGTGTCGTTTCTCAGTCCCTGCGTGCTGCCGCTGGTGCCCAGCTACCTGGGGGTGATCGGCGGGGCGCGGGCGCCACTGCTGCGCGCGCTCGGGTTCATCCTGGGCTTCGGGCTGGTGTTCATGGCGCTGGGGGCGACCGCCAGCACGCTGGGCGCGGCCCTCGCGCCGCACAAGGCGCTGCTGGCGCAACTGGCCGGCGTGCTGATCCTGTTTTTTGGTCTGGTGATGCTGGGGGCGCTGCGGCTGCCCTTCCTCATGCGCGATACCCGTCAGCTTGCCGACGCCGGGGGTTACGGGCCGGTGGCGCTGGGCGCGGCCTTCGCCTTCGGGTGGAGCCCCTGCCTGGGGCCGGCGCTGGGCAGCATCCTGGGACTGGCGGCGAGCACCGCCAGTCTGCAGACCGGGGTGGGACTGCTCGCGGCCTACACGGCGGGACTGGCCGTGCCCTTTCTGCTCGCCGCGCTGCTGTGGGACCGCCTGAAACTGCGCCGTCTGAACCGCTACGCGGGCGTGTTCGAGAAGGTCGGCGGCGCGCTGCTGGTCGCGGTCGGGGTGCTCATGCTCACGGGGCAGTTCACGCGCCTGGCGTCCTTTTTCTACAGCGTCAT belongs to Deinococcus sp. Leaf326 and includes:
- a CDS encoding NAD(P)-dependent oxidoreductase, which codes for MTTTAFLGLGAMGAPMAAHLARRAQDTGGRALVWNRTPGRAEAHAAAHGSHAATLDEVAGADLIFTCLPTSAEVDDLIAALEAHLRPGTLWVDCTSGHPEAAPRQRARLAARGVGFLDAPVSGGTGGAEAGALTVMVGGPEAEVEAARPHLAFAGLVVRVGDTGAGFAVKAVNNALLAANLWVAGEGLATLVRAGVDAGAALEVINASSGRSNVSQNLIPQRVLTREFPATFALGLLAKDAGIAMDLVQTGKGSAPVLAQVAGLTRAAAQVVGPEQDHTAALKLIEAFNGVEIK
- a CDS encoding cytochrome c biogenesis CcdA family protein; this encodes MSLDVTQPVLAQALAAPTLTVAFLAGLVSFLSPCVLPLVPSYLGVIGGARAPLLRALGFILGFGLVFMALGATASTLGAALAPHKALLAQLAGVLILFFGLVMLGALRLPFLMRDTRQLADAGGYGPVALGAAFAFGWSPCLGPALGSILGLAASTASLQTGVGLLAAYTAGLAVPFLLAALLWDRLKLRRLNRYAGVFEKVGGALLVAVGVLMLTGQFTRLASFFYSVMPAWLIS
- a CDS encoding D-isomer specific 2-hydroxyacid dehydrogenase family protein; translated protein: MRVLLPDLPEFRALNESGGVLGAELAFYSSGEVPAGDAQGAVLWMVDAETRGRLLKTPGLEWALTLTAGIDHVRAALPAGVALYNASRLHDRAVAVHVVAGMLAAERGLPGFRDAQRRGDWASPVTPAASGLRTLDGLNVVVWGFGGIGRLVRDLLSPFGAHVEGIRSGTPDAERDRLLAEADWVVLLLPSTPQTRGLVNAEVLSGLKHGAWLSNQGRGNLVVTDDLLAALRSGHLGGAVLDVTDPEPLPAGHPLWEAPNVLITPHIASTTTDLVVRGAALTRDFLLDLTQGREPEGRVEEGRAY
- a CDS encoding GNAT family N-acetyltransferase, encoding MAERPGGGEGGAAPQSGRVTLKRVVDLSPGEWRTLHSFFRSRELADWNAAKPIRLPEWLFRKIMTEEEQTGERAGFGVLDEVGRLIGSAELYDFRPSPPLRPTTATLGVMIGLPALWGQGYGREAVRALLAWAFTSFQPPLARVRLTTFGHNRRAQRAFAAVGFTETGRTERAERTEVHMELTRAAWESLQNR
- a CDS encoding DegV family protein, with protein sequence MSVPQFGVATDGGIDTYAGLKNGVPIAPFSVNFGAKSYRTFDLSREALFRELETNPVHPTSSQPSPQDWLAAFGEAAERSGSRDILAVTISSGLSGSRNAAEQAAAMAPHLRVTLHDSLTLSAAQAFQVHAAQTAAEAGESMATALAWTKAVSDETELYFTIETLEYLRRGGRIGRVAATLGGLLNLKPVVTVDKANGGTYTNVGRARSYSGGIEALVKQIDRKFGEGTPLRAGLLYGNIHDDAPAALKLLQAHHPILWSGEAGVNPVLNIHTGPRALGVAAAPGPWPWER